The genome window TTAACTGTTTTTTTTACACCGAGACGGTCACTTGACCGATGTTCAGCAACATCGGCATAGATTTGACAGTCCCCATTAAACCAAGGAACAAGCCATGTCAGTAAACAAGGTCATTCTGGTCGGACGACTCGGCGCAGAGCCTGAGAGTCGCGCCTTCCCTAATGGTGGTTCAATTTGTAATTTACGTATTGCCACTTCAGAAAGTTGGAAAGACAGACAAACCGGTGAGCGTCAGGAGCGCACTGAATGGCACCGTGTAGTATTACGCAATAAGCTGGGTGAAATTGCTCAGCAGTACCTGCACAAAGGCTCACAAGTCTATATTGAAGGTCGTATTCAGACCCGCAAATGGCAGAACCAGCAGGGGCAAGATCAATACACCACAGAAATCGTGGGTAACGAAATGACGATGCTGGATAGCCGTGGCGGCGGCGGTGGTAATCAAGGTGGTGGCAGTAACTACAATGCCGGTGGTGGTGATACTTCGTTTGACCAACGTCCTCAACAACAATCTGGCGGCTATAACGCACCACAACCGGCCTCATCCTCTGCAGGTCCTGATTATGGTGGCGGTGGTGACGACTATTACGACGATGATATTCCGTTCTAGACTTGTCTGAGCCAATAAAAAAAGCCCTGTTTTTCAGGGCTTTTTTGTGTTTTCAGATCAGAAAATTTTATAACAAAGCATCAATATGACTGGCCACACTGCGTCCTAATGCTGACATGACATAACCGCCTTCAAGTGTTGATACTATCCGACCTTGAGCATAGTTATCGGCTATTTTTTTCACTTCACGGGTCACCCAGGCAAAGTCCTCTTCCACTAAGTCCAGATCTGACATATCGTCTTCCCGGTGCCCATCAAATCCGGCAGAAATAAAAATCAATTCGGGCTGAAATGTTTCCAGCTCCGGTAACCATTGCTGCTCAACCAACTGACGAAACTGTTCACCGCTGGTCCCGGCAGCTAGGCCAATATTAATCATGTTGTCATGCTTGCCGGGCACGCCAGTATCTGGGTAAAACGGATGTTGAAAACTACTGCATAAAAGGACTTGTTCATTGCCTCGGAAAATATCTTCTGTGCCATTACCATGGTGTGCATCAAAGTCGATAATAGCTACTCGCTTCAGACCGTATTGAGCTATTGCATGAGCCACACCGACAGCAACATTGTTAAAGATACAAAACCCCATCGCCTTATTATGTTCGGCATGATGACCGGGCGGCCTGACACAACAAAAGGCGCTATTTGCGTCTTGGCTCATCACTAAGTCAACTGCTTTTACAACAGCACCGGCTCCACGTTGTGCCGCCGTTAATGACGCTGATACCATCAAGGTATCGGCATCCAACCAAACACGTTCATTGTCTTGCAACTTCTGAAAGATCTCACTGACATAATCAGCATCATGGACACGGCATAATTGCTCTACAGAGACCATCGGCGCGTCATAAAAATGCATAATCATTTCCAGGCCGCTGGCAATTAGGCGATCGTGAATGGCGGCAAGCCTTTCTGCCGTATCTGGGTGATATGATGTCGTTTCGTGCAATGCACAGTCAGCATGAGAGATAAACGCGATAGTCATAACGACACCTTAAACAATCGTAATAAAGTTTTTGTAAGCTAATCGTATCAGGAAACTGGACCAGTGATATGACCACACATTTTTTAGACCGTCTGTTTTCACCTCGCTCAATTGCTGTATTTGGCGCCAGTCAGACCACAGATGCGGTTGGCAGACGGGTGTTTGACAACCTGATTGACACTGACTTTAACGGACCCGTCTATGCCGTGAACCCTAAATATGATCGTATTGATGATCATATTTGCTACCCGAATATCGAAGCCATTAATGAAGCTGTGGACTTGGCTGTTATCGCTACCCCCGCCAGCACCATAGAAGCCATCATGCATCAATGTGGTCATGCCGGAGTGAAAGCGGCCATCATTATTTCGGCGGGTTTCAGTGAAGGTCAGGGGCAAGGTCTCAAGCTCGAACACGATGTTGTTAAAGCAGCCAAGCAATCCAATATCCGAATTCTCGGACCTAATTGTCTTGGCCTTATCCGCCCCAGTATTGGCATGAATGCCACCTTTAGTAAAAATACTGCAGCGCCTGGCCAACTAGCTTTAATTTCACAATCAGGCGCTTTATGTACGGCGATTCTGGACTGGGCGGCCGCCAATGAGGTCGGTTTTTCTGCCATTATTTCATTGGGTAATGCCGCTGATATTGATTTTGGTGATCTGCTCGACTTTCTAGCTCAGGATCACAAAACCCAGAGTATTCTGCTGTATGTCGAAGGTATTCGCGATGCCCGCCGTTTTATGAGCGGGCTACGGATTGCTTCACGCATGAAACCAGTGGTTGTAATCAAAGCAGGCCGCCATCAAGCTGGCTCACAGGCGGCTTTAACGCATACCGGTGCCATGATGGGTGGTGATGATGTATTTAATGCCGCAATTCAACGAGCTGGTGTGGTCAGAGCCGATACCATTCAGCAGCTTTTTGCCGCCGCTGAGTTATTAGCCACTCAATGTAGGGTGCATGGCCGGCGTTTGGCGATCGTCACCAATGGCGGAGGCCTTGGGGTGATGGCGACTGACAGAGCGATTGATTTAGGCATTGAGTTAGCCAGCCTGTCGGAGGCGACTATTACCAACCTGGATAAAGTATTACCTCATCACTGGTCGCGCAGTAATCCGATTGATGTACTTGGCGATGCCTCACCAGAACGCTATAAAGCTGCCGTAAATGTCTGTTTGCAGGATGAAAGCATTGATGGGGTATTAGTGATGCTGTCTCCACAAGCCATGACCGATCCTGATGCCTGTGCACAAGCCGTTATTGATGCACACCAGACAAGCTCAAAACCCGTTCTGGCTTGCTGGATGGGTCAACAGCTTATTGCCAGTGCGGATCGTTTATTTGCCCGTCATCATGTGCCCTGTTTTTCTGATCCGGAATCCTCAGTAGAAGCCTTTGCCTGCCTCGCGCGCTTTTATGAAAACCAGCAATTATTAATGCAGGTACCAGGCCCATTATCATCACACAGCGAACCGGATATTGAGGGTGCGCGACTGATTATCGAGAGTGTACTGGCTGAAAACAGGCAAACATTAACCACAGCTGAGTCGAGAGCCTTATTACATGCTTTTGATATCCCGGTCAGTTTGAGCATTCAGTGCCACAGCGCCAATGAAGCGCTGGTCGCGGCAGAGAGTTTTGGTTATCCGGTAGCGATGAAAATCAATGATCGTCATATCCAGCATAAAACCGATGTAGGCGGCGTTCGCTTAAATATCAACAATGCGGCCGCCGTCAGATTGGTTTACAAAGAACTACAGGAAGCGGTGCGTAAGAAAGTCCCGGATATGAAGGCATTCAGCGTCAGTATCGAACCAATGTATACCGATCCCTTCGGTAGAGAATGTCTGGTCGGCGTTAACCGTGACCCAGTATTTGGTACCACGATTGTATTTGGGGCCGGAGGTGTCAAAGTCGAAGTCTTGCAAGATACCGCTATTGCTCTGCCACCTTTAAACACGTTCCTGGCAGACAAGCTGATTAACCAAACCAAAATTGCCGCTATGCTCGGCGAGTTCCGTGATATGCCTGCCGTGAATCGTGACGCCTTAATACAAGTGTTGTTACGGGTGTCTGAGATGGTTTGTGAATTACCAGAAATTGAATCACTGGACATCAACCCACTGGTCGTCGATGAACGCGGAGTGCTCGCTTTAGATGTCAGAATCGTCGTCGCACATCATGTAAAGACCATTCACCGCTATGATCATATGGCCATTCATCCATATCCAACACATTTGACCAGACAGGAACAGTTAGCCGATGGCACGGATATTATTATCCGTCCTATTCGCCCCGAAGATGCGCTGATTGAGCAGGTCTTTTTCCGAAAACTGTCTACAGAATCTCGCTACTTCCGCTTTATGCAAGAACTCAACGAATTGTCGCAAGATATGTTGATACGTTTTACACAG of Methylophaga marina contains these proteins:
- a CDS encoding single-stranded DNA-binding protein — translated: MSVNKVILVGRLGAEPESRAFPNGGSICNLRIATSESWKDRQTGERQERTEWHRVVLRNKLGEIAQQYLHKGSQVYIEGRIQTRKWQNQQGQDQYTTEIVGNEMTMLDSRGGGGGNQGGGSNYNAGGGDTSFDQRPQQQSGGYNAPQPASSSAGPDYGGGGDDYYDDDIPF
- a CDS encoding histone deacetylase family protein, giving the protein MTIAFISHADCALHETTSYHPDTAERLAAIHDRLIASGLEMIMHFYDAPMVSVEQLCRVHDADYVSEIFQKLQDNERVWLDADTLMVSASLTAAQRGAGAVVKAVDLVMSQDANSAFCCVRPPGHHAEHNKAMGFCIFNNVAVGVAHAIAQYGLKRVAIIDFDAHHGNGTEDIFRGNEQVLLCSSFQHPFYPDTGVPGKHDNMINIGLAAGTSGEQFRQLVEQQWLPELETFQPELIFISAGFDGHREDDMSDLDLVEEDFAWVTREVKKIADNYAQGRIVSTLEGGYVMSALGRSVASHIDALL
- a CDS encoding bifunctional acetate--CoA ligase family protein/GNAT family N-acetyltransferase, giving the protein MTTHFLDRLFSPRSIAVFGASQTTDAVGRRVFDNLIDTDFNGPVYAVNPKYDRIDDHICYPNIEAINEAVDLAVIATPASTIEAIMHQCGHAGVKAAIIISAGFSEGQGQGLKLEHDVVKAAKQSNIRILGPNCLGLIRPSIGMNATFSKNTAAPGQLALISQSGALCTAILDWAAANEVGFSAIISLGNAADIDFGDLLDFLAQDHKTQSILLYVEGIRDARRFMSGLRIASRMKPVVVIKAGRHQAGSQAALTHTGAMMGGDDVFNAAIQRAGVVRADTIQQLFAAAELLATQCRVHGRRLAIVTNGGGLGVMATDRAIDLGIELASLSEATITNLDKVLPHHWSRSNPIDVLGDASPERYKAAVNVCLQDESIDGVLVMLSPQAMTDPDACAQAVIDAHQTSSKPVLACWMGQQLIASADRLFARHHVPCFSDPESSVEAFACLARFYENQQLLMQVPGPLSSHSEPDIEGARLIIESVLAENRQTLTTAESRALLHAFDIPVSLSIQCHSANEALVAAESFGYPVAMKINDRHIQHKTDVGGVRLNINNAAAVRLVYKELQEAVRKKVPDMKAFSVSIEPMYTDPFGRECLVGVNRDPVFGTTIVFGAGGVKVEVLQDTAIALPPLNTFLADKLINQTKIAAMLGEFRDMPAVNRDALIQVLLRVSEMVCELPEIESLDINPLVVDERGVLALDVRIVVAHHVKTIHRYDHMAIHPYPTHLTRQEQLADGTDIIIRPIRPEDALIEQVFFRKLSTESRYFRFMQELNELSQDMLIRFTQLDYSRELALMAVTMENNEEIEVGVARYSMNPDGNSCEFALVVADEWQHKGIGTRLMQALISSARQQGFSLMEGEILTSNQPMQRLVESLGFTVTASLEEPSIRLASMYL